A region from the Vibrio navarrensis genome encodes:
- a CDS encoding HDOD domain-containing protein yields the protein MSGSALHVMFIDDDELMLKAAGRMLRRLRPDWHFTLVNDPQCWQEAAAEVDHQPELIISDLLMPNLQGDELLKQASQIYPDSIRALITGDTSKEASVLLNSSVHFMLPKPFSEEDFVHVLNSAERLKQMPFSTACRAKLAEIEDLPVLPRTILQIRQCILRPEASIQDVSDLVNREPPLAARLVQLANSAYLGFQVRTSSLTESIRRLGLAMVEAVANIMLTQKSFKQLDPLIHQQIVNRYLNAAEKSKALSERLHLPTREQEKIYLMTLFCSIGELVLLEKGAAPDQLEEFYSFECGYKDSLVICSYILILWGYSVDMAESILRIGREQDLSGKNIDSQVLLLAMRWMESETSNSMETFLRSLPEQNKNVIESILADTP from the coding sequence ATGAGTGGTTCGGCCTTACACGTGATGTTCATTGACGACGATGAGCTGATGCTAAAAGCAGCAGGTAGGATGCTGCGCCGTCTCCGGCCAGATTGGCATTTCACCTTGGTCAACGACCCTCAATGCTGGCAAGAAGCCGCCGCAGAAGTCGACCATCAACCCGAGCTCATCATCAGTGATCTGCTGATGCCAAACCTTCAGGGCGATGAGCTGTTAAAGCAAGCAAGCCAAATCTACCCAGATTCCATCCGAGCGTTAATCACCGGTGACACCAGCAAAGAAGCCAGTGTTCTGCTCAATTCTTCGGTACATTTCATGCTTCCCAAGCCCTTTTCGGAGGAAGACTTCGTTCATGTGCTCAATAGTGCCGAACGGCTCAAACAGATGCCCTTTTCCACTGCGTGCCGGGCCAAGCTTGCTGAGATAGAAGATCTGCCTGTGTTGCCTCGCACTATTTTGCAAATTAGACAATGCATTCTCCGCCCGGAAGCATCGATACAGGACGTGTCAGATCTAGTAAATAGAGAGCCACCATTGGCAGCAAGGCTGGTACAACTCGCCAATTCGGCCTATCTCGGTTTTCAGGTCAGAACAAGTTCACTCACTGAGTCTATCAGACGCCTTGGCTTGGCGATGGTCGAAGCGGTTGCCAACATAATGCTCACGCAGAAAAGCTTTAAACAGCTCGATCCGCTTATTCATCAACAAATCGTCAACCGCTATCTCAACGCCGCAGAAAAAAGCAAAGCCTTATCTGAACGTCTTCATCTGCCTACCCGAGAGCAAGAAAAGATCTATCTCATGACGCTATTCTGCTCGATTGGAGAGTTGGTATTGCTAGAAAAAGGTGCTGCACCCGATCAATTAGAAGAGTTTTACTCATTTGAATGCGGCTACAAAGACAGCCTCGTGATCTGCAGCTATATACTGATATTGTGGGGCTACAGCGTTGATATGGCGGAGAGCATCCTTCGCATTGGTCGAGAGCAAGATCTTTCTGGCAAGAATATCGATAGCCAAGTTTTATTGCTCGCCATGCGCTGGATGGAGTCAGAAACGAGCAACAGTATGGAGACATTTCTGCGCTCCTTACCTGAACAAAATAAAAATGTCATTGAATCGATTTTAGCCGATACGCCTTAA
- a CDS encoding chemotaxis protein CheX: MNHAFTPDHEDSLKEFLNISMGKAANKLANLLNLHVTLTVPNISIASHEELNNILKQNQEYYYTQQSFFGQMQGEVLTLLSRKGGKELAKNMWRLDDNDALSDNLLADCLLEVSNILSGASIQGLCNQIELKARVQPPVLLDPDDFTLPKDKWQHTIILQVSFLIESFEFETKTVICFADSGFSQVIEKLDAWI; this comes from the coding sequence ATGAATCATGCATTTACACCCGACCATGAAGATTCGCTAAAAGAATTTCTCAACATATCGATGGGCAAAGCGGCCAATAAATTGGCCAACTTACTCAATTTGCACGTTACGCTCACGGTGCCCAATATCAGCATTGCCTCTCATGAAGAGCTCAACAACATTCTAAAGCAAAACCAAGAGTACTATTACACCCAGCAATCGTTTTTTGGCCAAATGCAAGGCGAGGTACTGACCCTTCTCAGCCGAAAAGGGGGCAAGGAACTGGCAAAAAATATGTGGCGTCTTGATGATAACGATGCCCTTTCCGATAACCTCCTCGCCGACTGCCTTTTGGAAGTATCTAACATCCTTTCTGGTGCCAGTATTCAAGGGTTGTGTAACCAGATCGAACTGAAAGCCAGAGTTCAACCACCGGTTCTCTTGGATCCTGACGATTTCACTCTACCAAAAGATAAATGGCAGCATACGATTATTTTGCAGGTCTCGTTTCTCATTGAGTCCTTTGAGTTCGAAACCAAAACCGTGATTTGCTTTGCAGACAGCGGCTTTAGTCAAGTGATTGAAAAACTAGATGCATGGATATAG
- a CDS encoding response regulator: protein MSISVAVVDDSKMSRKAVIRALPEQFKENLHEAQNGEEAIQLYKDGKADVMFLDLTMPVMDGFMVLAELKKIAARNFVFVISADIQPTSQQKALELGAVKFLQKPLEAPELESVLKEVGLL, encoded by the coding sequence ATGTCGATATCTGTAGCTGTGGTTGATGATTCAAAAATGTCGAGAAAGGCGGTTATCCGGGCACTGCCCGAGCAATTTAAAGAGAATCTTCATGAAGCGCAAAATGGCGAAGAAGCAATTCAACTTTATAAAGATGGCAAAGCCGACGTGATGTTTTTGGATCTGACGATGCCCGTGATGGATGGGTTTATGGTGTTGGCTGAACTGAAAAAAATTGCCGCGAGAAATTTTGTTTTTGTCATTAGTGCCGATATACAGCCGACCTCTCAGCAAAAGGCGCTGGAGCTGGGCGCGGTTAAATTTCTCCAAAAGCCTCTAGAGGCACCAGAGCTGGAGTCTGTTCTAAAGGAGGTCGGTTTACTATGA